A DNA window from Chelativorans sp. AA-79 contains the following coding sequences:
- a CDS encoding glycosyltransferase family A protein — MSEKQTALVQVRTPTYKRPDALRRCLRTLQAQTWQNWVCDVYDDDPQGSAKAVCDELGDRRIFYNRNRPQKFASPNIDQCFSRRNPRKADYFCVAEDDNFILPEFMEENIALCEREGVEIVLRNQLMEYKSGTPEAYLSDFGILDRCLVEGRYEPDLFRLSLIPGIGVSNGGLFWSKSAGSDLEIGYPCNATLQEYMRTFTIIEDIYVAMKPLAVWAQNGEQTTRDLGDRASYLRRELDLKRGIQLLQRETWRLAGENRRRIFLDTDRFRYDRRARARGLVKALIPTRVGDILTWREKLELTARGLLIRTAGSPEDNLEAFIAARTGNRAAGGTASSGDAPETPFS, encoded by the coding sequence GCACGCCGACCTACAAGCGGCCGGACGCCCTGCGCCGCTGTCTCCGGACACTGCAGGCGCAGACCTGGCAGAACTGGGTGTGCGACGTCTATGACGACGACCCGCAGGGCTCGGCCAAGGCAGTCTGCGACGAACTCGGCGATCGGCGCATCTTCTACAATCGCAACCGGCCGCAGAAATTCGCCTCGCCCAATATCGACCAGTGCTTCTCGCGCCGGAACCCGCGCAAGGCCGACTATTTCTGCGTCGCCGAGGACGACAATTTCATCCTGCCGGAATTCATGGAGGAAAACATCGCGCTCTGCGAGCGGGAGGGCGTCGAGATCGTCCTGCGCAATCAGCTCATGGAATACAAGAGCGGCACGCCCGAGGCTTACCTGAGCGATTTCGGCATCCTGGACAGGTGCCTGGTGGAAGGCCGCTACGAGCCCGACCTGTTCCGGCTGTCGCTCATTCCCGGCATCGGCGTTTCCAACGGCGGCCTCTTCTGGTCCAAATCGGCTGGGAGCGACCTCGAAATCGGTTATCCCTGCAATGCCACGCTGCAGGAATATATGCGCACCTTCACGATCATCGAAGACATCTACGTGGCGATGAAGCCGCTTGCCGTATGGGCGCAGAACGGTGAGCAGACCACGCGGGACCTGGGCGACCGCGCCTCCTATCTGCGCCGCGAACTGGACCTCAAGCGCGGCATACAGCTCCTCCAGCGCGAGACCTGGCGCCTTGCCGGTGAGAACCGGCGCCGCATATTCCTCGACACGGACCGCTTCCGCTACGACCGGCGCGCCCGGGCACGGGGCCTCGTGAAGGCGCTGATTCCCACCCGTGTCGGCGACATCCTCACCTGGCGGGAGAAGCTGGAACTCACCGCGCGCGGCCTCCTGATCAGGACGGCGGGAAGCCCGGAGGACAATCTCGAGGCCTTCATCGCCGCGCGCACGGGCAACCGGGCGGCCGGTGGGACCGCCAGTTCAGGCGATGCCCCCGAAACACCTTTCTCGTGA
- a CDS encoding HPF/RaiA family ribosome-associated protein encodes MQKPLKITFRNMEPSEAVEAHVLRRMKELEKRFDRIVDCEVVIEAAARKRISGRAFKVHVNLHVPGQDIDLARLIGRGAAADNISLAVHEAFSAAARRLLDRKQQMAGH; translated from the coding sequence ATGCAGAAGCCGCTGAAAATCACCTTCCGCAACATGGAACCGTCGGAAGCGGTCGAGGCGCATGTATTGCGCCGCATGAAGGAACTGGAAAAGCGCTTCGACCGGATCGTGGACTGCGAAGTGGTGATCGAGGCTGCGGCGAGGAAGAGGATTTCCGGACGGGCGTTCAAGGTTCATGTCAACCTGCACGTTCCCGGACAGGACATCGACCTGGCACGCCTGATCGGAAGAGGCGCGGCTGCCGACAATATCAGCCTCGCCGTCCATGAGGCTTTCAGCGCCGCAGCCCGACGACTGCTCGACCGCAAGCAGCAGATGGCGGGGCACTGA
- a CDS encoding alpha/beta hydrolase — protein sequence MLLLLLLPAGCMHQESHRLIAQTIAPASQSQIAGKHRILVATTRAETPRPGVVFSGNRALATTFAFVDMTVPAVHETGKLERSPSPKVADPARYFAARRLGIYADSQAFSRAISKNIEENGGRALVFVHGFNTGFDSAVYRMTQIVHDAGYKGAPILFTWPSAGRLVDYIYDNNSATASRDALEDLLRLVARSGARRIDIVAHSMGTWVTMEALRQLAITGNRDLGGKLADVVLASPDIDVDVFKTQMRRYGVPDRSFFVLTSRDDRALDLSRFLAGNQARVGGSIDPAELAKYGVIVVDVTDVSSPDRLNHAKFAENPLLVRLLGEGLADSDEPPSADQELVRRINALAGSIGQTIGTAADIVITTPLDVLGAVVE from the coding sequence ATGCTCCTGCTTCTCCTGCTGCCCGCAGGCTGCATGCATCAGGAGAGCCATCGCCTGATCGCCCAGACCATCGCGCCCGCCTCCCAGTCCCAGATCGCCGGAAAGCATCGCATCCTCGTGGCGACCACCCGTGCGGAGACCCCCAGGCCCGGAGTCGTCTTCTCCGGCAACCGGGCTTTGGCCACGACCTTCGCGTTCGTGGACATGACGGTGCCCGCTGTCCACGAGACCGGGAAGCTGGAGCGGTCCCCCTCGCCCAAGGTGGCGGATCCAGCCCGGTATTTCGCGGCGCGCCGGCTCGGCATCTATGCGGACAGCCAGGCCTTCAGCCGGGCGATCAGCAAGAACATCGAGGAGAATGGAGGGCGCGCCCTCGTTTTCGTGCACGGCTTCAATACCGGCTTCGACAGCGCAGTCTACCGGATGACCCAGATCGTCCATGACGCCGGCTACAAAGGCGCGCCGATCCTCTTCACCTGGCCGTCGGCGGGCCGGCTGGTCGACTACATCTACGACAACAACAGCGCCACGGCGAGCCGCGACGCGCTCGAGGACCTGCTTCGGCTCGTCGCCCGCTCCGGCGCGCGGCGCATCGACATCGTGGCCCATTCCATGGGCACCTGGGTGACGATGGAGGCCCTGCGCCAGCTCGCGATCACCGGCAACCGCGATCTGGGCGGGAAGCTCGCCGACGTGGTGCTCGCCTCGCCGGATATCGACGTGGACGTGTTCAAGACGCAGATGCGCCGTTACGGCGTGCCGGACCGCAGCTTCTTCGTGCTGACCTCGCGCGACGACCGGGCGCTGGACCTGTCGCGGTTCCTTGCCGGCAACCAGGCAAGAGTGGGCGGGTCGATCGACCCCGCGGAACTCGCCAAATACGGCGTGATCGTCGTCGACGTGACCGATGTCTCTTCGCCCGACAGGCTCAACCACGCCAAATTTGCCGAAAACCCGCTCCTCGTACGGCTTCTCGGCGAGGGGCTGGCCGATTCGGACGAGCCTCCCTCGGCCGACCAGGAACTGGTTCGCCGCATCAACGCGCTCGCCGGCAGCATCGGGCAGACGATCGGAACGGCCGCCGACATCGTCATCACCACACCGCTGGACGTGTTGGGCGCCGTCGTGGAATAG
- a CDS encoding sigma-54 dependent transcriptional regulator has translation MPTEALRKSREPAVDPEFGPWLAQASILVVDDEPGMRNFLMRTLGPRCKRLDEAADTDEASRKLDQAHYDVVIIDNIMPGKNGVDWLAEQRAIGFFSDAILMTAYADLETAIQALRAGAVDFVLKPFRSNQMLNAVARCLDRMRLLRENQVLRHELRATSDHVLLRDKLIGESDAIRRVRDTIARVAPLPTSVLLSGQSGTGKEVAARSLHSLSDRAEKPFVPVNCGAIPPDMIESELFGHLKGAFTGADNGREGLFLHAQGGTLFLDEIGELPTPMQSKLLRVLEDRRVRPVGSEREVPVDLRFIFATNAELEKEVERGHFRADLFFRINVMQIHLPPLKDRDNDVLDLAALFMRKLSQQLGMPPVPITDEVGAALMAYPWPGNVRELRNLIERTLILQRFPEEFLSGREEREESAEGSLADVERRHILKVLREAGGNRDEAARRLGISRKTIDRKCAAWNV, from the coding sequence GTGCCGACTGAAGCCTTACGGAAATCGCGAGAGCCTGCGGTGGACCCCGAGTTCGGGCCATGGCTTGCACAGGCCTCCATCCTTGTCGTCGACGACGAGCCCGGCATGCGAAACTTTCTCATGCGCACGCTCGGCCCCCGCTGCAAGCGGCTCGACGAGGCGGCTGACACGGACGAGGCCTCGCGCAAGCTCGATCAGGCCCATTACGACGTCGTCATCATCGACAACATCATGCCGGGCAAGAACGGCGTCGACTGGCTGGCCGAGCAGCGCGCCATCGGCTTCTTTTCCGACGCCATCCTGATGACGGCCTATGCCGATCTCGAAACGGCGATCCAGGCGCTCCGTGCCGGCGCGGTGGACTTCGTGCTGAAGCCTTTCCGGTCGAACCAGATGCTCAACGCCGTCGCCCGCTGTCTCGACCGCATGCGGCTGCTGCGCGAAAATCAGGTGCTGCGCCACGAGTTGCGCGCCACCTCCGACCACGTGCTCCTGCGCGACAAGCTCATCGGCGAATCCGATGCCATCCGCCGGGTGCGCGACACGATCGCACGCGTCGCGCCGCTGCCCACTTCCGTGCTGCTCTCCGGGCAGTCGGGCACCGGCAAGGAGGTGGCCGCGCGCTCGCTGCATTCACTGTCGGATCGCGCCGAGAAGCCGTTCGTTCCCGTCAATTGCGGGGCGATCCCGCCCGACATGATCGAGAGCGAGCTCTTCGGGCATCTCAAGGGCGCCTTCACCGGCGCCGACAACGGGCGCGAAGGGCTTTTCCTGCATGCGCAGGGCGGCACGCTGTTCCTCGACGAGATCGGCGAATTGCCCACGCCGATGCAAAGCAAGCTCCTGCGCGTGCTGGAGGACAGGCGCGTGCGGCCCGTCGGCTCCGAGCGCGAGGTCCCGGTCGACCTGCGCTTCATCTTCGCCACCAATGCGGAACTGGAGAAGGAGGTCGAGCGCGGCCATTTCCGCGCCGACCTCTTCTTCCGCATCAATGTGATGCAAATTCACCTGCCCCCGCTCAAGGACCGGGACAACGACGTGCTGGATCTCGCAGCGCTGTTCATGCGCAAGCTGTCGCAGCAGCTCGGCATGCCGCCGGTGCCGATCACGGACGAGGTCGGTGCCGCGCTGATGGCCTATCCGTGGCCCGGCAATGTGCGTGAGCTGCGCAACCTCATCGAGCGCACGCTGATCCTGCAGCGTTTCCCGGAAGAGTTCCTTTCCGGCCGGGAGGAGCGGGAAGAGAGCGCGGAAGGCAGTCTCGCGGACGTGGAGCGCCGTCATATCCTGAAGGTGCTGCGGGAGGCCGGCGGAAACCGGGACGAGGCCGCGCGGCGATTGGGCATCTCGCGCAAGACGATCGACCGCAAATGCGCGGCCTGGAATGTCTGA
- a CDS encoding cache domain-containing protein, translating to MSEHPPSPAKGGGRSVRFRLLAIALLPTLVVSPLLLGVTVIRWNAKFDAMLISKVNGDLTIAHQYLSRILENTGEQIVALGSSARFRDISASDPAAMPGLLETSRAELGLDFLYLVDPGGVVLASTPGIAAAKTNWPAVASALSGAPSTAIDIFDHDQLRAISPALAERALLELVPTPNAVPTERTEETRGMVVHSASPVTLAGGRQAALVGGILLNQNLVFIDTINDLVYREASLPEGSQGTATLFLDDVRISTNVRLFEGRRALGTRVSAIVRSAVLDKGRTWLDSAFVVNDWYISAYEPIVDSYGRRVGMLYVGFLEAPFTKAKYQTLITITLAFLAIAAASVPIFLRWARAIFMPLERMTGTIASVESGDLGARTGHVAAKDEIGRVAAHLDHLLDQLQERDRELRAWNEELNARVEERTRELQLANRQLEATTKQLIMSEKLAAIGEITAGVAHEINNPIAVMQGNLEVVRNLVGEKAELARTEFRLLDEQIHRISQIVTKLLQFAKPEEYAGFVERHTPAEVVSDSLPLVQHLLNKAAIEVKREDRATRLVLMNRTELQQVLVNLIVNAVHAMPDGGTLTLRSFDQDVDGKPGLVLEVADTGVGMAPEVIRKVFDPFFTTKRREGTGLGLSISQTLVTRQGGKISVESEPGKGTTFMIWLPEAS from the coding sequence ATGTCTGAGCATCCCCCATCGCCGGCCAAGGGGGGCGGGCGGTCGGTACGCTTCCGCCTTCTCGCCATCGCGCTCCTGCCGACGCTGGTAGTGTCGCCGCTGCTTCTGGGCGTGACCGTCATCCGATGGAACGCCAAGTTCGACGCGATGCTGATCTCCAAGGTGAACGGCGACCTGACGATCGCGCATCAATATCTCTCGCGCATCCTGGAGAACACGGGCGAGCAGATCGTAGCCCTCGGGAGCTCGGCGCGTTTCCGGGACATATCCGCTTCGGATCCGGCCGCCATGCCCGGACTGCTGGAAACAAGCCGGGCGGAGCTCGGCCTCGACTTTCTGTATCTGGTCGACCCGGGAGGTGTCGTGCTTGCCTCCACCCCGGGCATCGCCGCTGCGAAAACAAACTGGCCGGCGGTCGCCTCCGCCTTGTCCGGAGCGCCCTCCACCGCGATCGACATCTTCGACCACGACCAGCTTCGCGCCATTTCCCCGGCGCTTGCGGAACGCGCGCTGCTGGAGCTGGTGCCCACGCCCAATGCCGTGCCGACCGAGCGCACGGAAGAGACGCGGGGCATGGTGGTCCATTCCGCAAGCCCGGTGACGCTCGCCGGCGGAAGGCAGGCGGCGCTGGTGGGCGGCATATTGCTCAACCAGAACCTCGTCTTCATCGACACCATCAACGATCTCGTCTATCGCGAGGCGAGCCTGCCCGAGGGCAGCCAGGGCACGGCGACGCTGTTCCTGGACGACGTGCGCATCAGCACCAATGTGCGCCTGTTCGAAGGCCGGCGCGCGCTCGGCACGCGCGTTTCGGCCATCGTCCGCTCCGCCGTGCTCGACAAGGGCCGCACCTGGCTCGACAGCGCCTTCGTCGTCAATGACTGGTACATCTCCGCCTACGAGCCGATCGTCGACAGCTACGGCAGGCGTGTCGGCATGCTCTATGTGGGCTTCCTCGAAGCGCCGTTCACCAAGGCCAAGTACCAGACGCTCATCACCATCACACTCGCCTTCCTGGCGATCGCGGCGGCGAGCGTGCCGATCTTCCTGCGCTGGGCGCGCGCCATCTTCATGCCGCTCGAACGAATGACGGGCACCATCGCCAGCGTGGAGAGCGGCGACCTCGGCGCGCGCACGGGCCATGTCGCGGCGAAGGACGAGATCGGCCGCGTGGCGGCGCATCTCGACCACCTGCTCGATCAGCTCCAGGAGCGGGACCGGGAGCTGCGTGCCTGGAACGAGGAATTGAACGCCCGCGTGGAGGAGCGCACGCGCGAATTGCAGCTCGCAAACCGCCAGCTCGAGGCGACCACGAAGCAGCTCATCATGTCCGAGAAACTGGCCGCGATCGGCGAGATCACCGCGGGTGTCGCCCACGAAATCAACAATCCGATCGCGGTGATGCAGGGGAATCTCGAAGTCGTCCGCAATCTCGTGGGCGAAAAGGCCGAGCTCGCCAGGACCGAGTTCCGGCTGCTCGACGAGCAGATTCACCGCATCAGCCAGATCGTCACGAAGCTCCTGCAATTCGCCAAGCCGGAGGAATATGCCGGCTTCGTCGAGCGGCACACGCCGGCGGAGGTCGTTTCCGACAGCCTTCCCCTGGTCCAGCACCTGCTCAACAAGGCCGCGATCGAGGTCAAACGAGAGGACCGCGCCACGCGGCTGGTGCTGATGAACCGCACCGAATTGCAGCAGGTGCTGGTCAACCTGATCGTCAACGCCGTCCACGCCATGCCGGACGGCGGGACGCTCACGCTGCGCTCCTTCGACCAAGATGTCGACGGCAAGCCCGGCCTTGTGCTCGAGGTGGCGGATACGGGCGTCGGCATGGCGCCGGAGGTGATCCGGAAAGTGTTCGATCCCTTCTTCACCACGAAGCGGCGCGAGGGGACCGGTCTGGGCCTATCCATCAGTCAGACGCTGGTCACCCGGCAGGGCGGCAAGATCTCCGTCGAAAGCGAGCCCGGCAAGGGCACCACCTTTATGATCTGGCTGCCCGAAGCGAGCTGA
- a CDS encoding OFA family MFS transporter — protein sequence MSTASETFSAGAGAGILDRERIIARPGFNRWLVPPAALAIHLCIGMAYGFSVFWLPLTRAIGVDQPVVCADLNLLTALFTTSCDWRVSDLGWIYTLFFVLLGSAAAIWGGWLERAGPRKAGVVAAFCWCGGIAIAAIGVMMHQLWLMWLGAGVIGGIGLGLGYISPVSTLIKWFPDRRGMATGMAIMGFGGGAMIGAPLADMLMNTFRTADSVGVWQTFLVMALIYFVFMMGGAFGYRIPPAGWRPEGWTPPVKNQKAMITTRHVHLRDAHKTKQFWLIWAVLTLNVSAGIGVIGMASPMLQEIFGGRLIGLPELSFNELDASQKTAIAAIAAGFAGLLSLFNIGGRFFWASLSDKIGRKNTYYTFFILGIVLYALAPTAAHLGSQVAFVLMFGIILSMYGGGFATIPAYLADIFGTQFVGAIHGRLLTAWATAGIIGPVVVNYIREFQLNAGIPREQVYDFTMYILAGMLVLGLIANAMVKPLPEKWYMSDEEVAKLQAKSAAASEGPTGSFGIGKGGFDAKALAAWAVVGIPILWGVWITLQKTAALF from the coding sequence ATGTCCACAGCAAGCGAAACATTTTCCGCAGGGGCGGGTGCCGGCATTCTCGACCGCGAGAGGATCATCGCCAGACCCGGCTTCAACCGCTGGCTGGTCCCGCCGGCTGCCCTTGCCATCCACCTGTGCATCGGCATGGCCTACGGCTTCAGCGTCTTCTGGCTGCCGCTCACGCGCGCCATCGGCGTCGACCAGCCCGTGGTATGCGCCGACCTCAACCTGCTTACGGCGCTGTTCACCACAAGCTGCGACTGGCGCGTCTCCGATCTCGGGTGGATCTACACCCTCTTCTTCGTGCTGCTCGGCTCCGCCGCCGCCATCTGGGGCGGATGGCTGGAGCGGGCTGGCCCGCGCAAGGCCGGCGTGGTCGCCGCCTTCTGCTGGTGCGGCGGCATCGCCATCGCCGCCATCGGCGTGATGATGCACCAGCTCTGGCTGATGTGGCTCGGTGCCGGCGTGATCGGCGGAATCGGCCTGGGCCTCGGCTATATCTCGCCCGTCTCGACGCTCATCAAATGGTTCCCGGACCGGCGCGGCATGGCGACCGGCATGGCGATCATGGGCTTCGGCGGCGGCGCCATGATCGGTGCGCCCTTGGCCGACATGCTCATGAACACGTTCAGAACCGCCGATTCCGTCGGCGTGTGGCAGACCTTCCTCGTGATGGCGCTCATCTATTTCGTGTTCATGATGGGCGGGGCCTTCGGCTACCGCATCCCGCCGGCCGGCTGGCGCCCCGAAGGGTGGACGCCGCCCGTGAAGAACCAGAAGGCGATGATCACCACGCGTCACGTGCATCTGCGCGACGCCCACAAGACCAAGCAGTTCTGGCTGATCTGGGCCGTGCTGACGCTCAACGTGTCGGCGGGCATCGGCGTCATCGGCATGGCCTCGCCCATGCTGCAGGAGATCTTCGGCGGACGGCTCATCGGCCTGCCCGAGCTTTCCTTCAACGAACTCGACGCCTCGCAGAAGACGGCGATCGCGGCGATCGCGGCCGGCTTCGCCGGGCTCCTGTCGCTCTTCAATATCGGCGGGCGCTTCTTCTGGGCCTCCCTGTCCGACAAGATCGGGCGGAAGAACACCTACTACACTTTCTTCATTCTCGGCATCGTGCTTTACGCGCTTGCCCCGACGGCCGCCCATCTGGGCAGCCAGGTCGCCTTCGTGCTGATGTTCGGCATCATTCTCTCCATGTATGGCGGCGGTTTCGCCACCATCCCCGCGTATCTCGCCGACATCTTCGGCACGCAGTTCGTGGGCGCCATCCACGGGCGGCTGCTCACGGCCTGGGCGACCGCCGGCATCATCGGCCCGGTGGTGGTGAACTACATCCGCGAGTTCCAGCTCAATGCCGGCATTCCGCGCGAGCAGGTCTACGATTTCACCATGTATATCCTCGCCGGCATGCTGGTGCTGGGCCTGATCGCCAATGCCATGGTCAAGCCGCTCCCGGAGAAGTGGTACATGTCCGACGAAGAAGTGGCGAAGCTGCAGGCCAAATCCGCCGCGGCCAGCGAGGGTCCGACGGGCTCCTTCGGCATCGGCAAGGGCGGCTTCGACGCCAAGGCACTCGCCGCCTGGGCCGTGGTCGGCATTCCCATCCTCTGGGGCGTGTGGATCACCCTGCAGAAGACAGCAGCACTGTTCTGA
- a CDS encoding LysR family transcriptional regulator encodes MLIERLEFFLALARQRHFGRAAEECGVTQPTFSAAIKQLEDALGVMLVQRGSRFLGLTAEGEQVLGWARRIVSDAHAMKEEMRAARRGLSGRIRLAVIPTALPMVASLTTPFRLKHPDVTFSVLSRTSVDVLSALGNFDVDAGITYLDNEPLGNVSSVPLYTERYRLITARGNPLAEEKQVTWTEVAKLPLCLLTPDMQNRRIIDQHLAEAGAHLRPTLESNSMTVLFSHVRTGKWSSIMPLNLAQTFGFSEPIRAIPIVEPDVLHMVGLVTTRREPHTPLVSALLAEASQIGRDGSSEPTETDAGGQERPKALPSLSG; translated from the coding sequence GTGCTCATCGAACGCCTGGAATTCTTTCTCGCGCTTGCCCGGCAGAGGCATTTCGGGCGCGCCGCCGAGGAGTGCGGCGTTACCCAGCCGACCTTCTCCGCGGCCATTAAGCAGCTCGAGGACGCGCTGGGCGTGATGCTCGTGCAGCGCGGCTCCCGCTTCCTCGGTCTCACCGCGGAAGGCGAGCAGGTGCTGGGCTGGGCGCGCCGCATCGTCTCCGACGCGCATGCGATGAAGGAGGAGATGCGCGCTGCACGCCGCGGGCTCTCCGGACGCATCCGGCTCGCGGTCATCCCGACCGCACTGCCCATGGTGGCCAGCCTCACCACGCCTTTCCGCCTGAAGCACCCGGACGTCACCTTCTCGGTGCTCTCGCGAACCTCCGTCGACGTGCTTTCGGCGCTCGGCAATTTCGATGTGGATGCCGGCATCACCTATCTCGACAACGAGCCCCTGGGCAACGTCTCCTCGGTGCCGCTCTACACCGAGCGCTATCGGCTGATTACCGCGCGCGGCAATCCGCTGGCGGAGGAGAAGCAGGTCACCTGGACGGAAGTGGCAAAGCTGCCGCTCTGCCTGCTGACGCCGGACATGCAGAACCGCCGGATCATCGACCAGCATCTGGCGGAAGCTGGTGCGCACCTGCGCCCGACACTCGAATCCAACTCGATGACCGTCCTCTTCTCCCATGTTCGCACCGGCAAGTGGTCGTCCATCATGCCGCTCAACCTGGCGCAGACCTTCGGGTTCTCAGAGCCGATCCGCGCGATCCCCATCGTGGAACCGGACGTGCTGCACATGGTGGGCCTCGTCACCACCCGCCGTGAACCGCACACGCCGCTCGTCTCCGCGCTGCTGGCGGAGGCATCCCAGATCGGACGAGACGGCTCCTCCGAGCCCACCGAGACGGACGCGGGCGGGCAGGAACGCCCAAAGGCCCTGCCCAGCCTTTCCGGCTAG
- a CDS encoding imelysin family protein — translation MKLSIAIAAAALGISAAQAEEPQAVLTTYADIALAGYEDSLETARSLKSAVDALVAEPSEETLTAAREAWLAARVPYQQTEAYRFGNAIVDEWEGRVNAWPLDEGLIDYVDVSYGTESDINAFYTVNVIANDTVSAGGETVDAATITPDLIRSLHEMGGIEANVATGYHAIEFLLWGQDLNGTGPGAGDRPYTDFDPANCTGGNCERRTQYLTAAADLLVSDIEEMVANWKEGGEARQSLIEGDPNAGLTAILTGLGSLSYGELAGERMKLGLLLNDPEEEHDCFSDNTYNSHFYDIQGINNVYFGRYERVGRETVEGPSLASLVREKDPALADEMEAKLAATYAAAEALKTRGETVEAYDQMIGEGNAEGNAAVQAVIDGLVDQTRSLERVIAALDLSGVSIEGSDSLDNPDAVFQ, via the coding sequence ATGAAGCTTTCCATTGCCATTGCCGCGGCGGCACTCGGCATTTCCGCCGCGCAGGCTGAGGAGCCGCAGGCCGTCCTGACGACCTATGCGGACATCGCTCTTGCAGGCTACGAGGACAGCCTCGAGACGGCGCGCTCGCTCAAGAGCGCGGTCGACGCGCTCGTCGCCGAGCCGTCTGAAGAAACACTCACGGCTGCGCGCGAGGCGTGGCTTGCCGCGCGCGTGCCCTACCAGCAGACCGAGGCCTACCGTTTCGGCAATGCCATCGTCGACGAATGGGAAGGGCGGGTGAACGCCTGGCCGCTCGACGAGGGGCTGATCGACTATGTGGATGTAAGCTACGGCACCGAGTCCGACATAAATGCCTTCTATACGGTCAATGTGATCGCCAACGACACGGTGAGCGCCGGGGGCGAGACCGTCGACGCGGCCACCATCACGCCGGATCTCATCCGCTCCCTGCACGAAATGGGCGGCATCGAGGCCAATGTCGCGACCGGCTACCACGCCATCGAGTTCCTGCTGTGGGGGCAGGACCTGAACGGCACCGGCCCCGGCGCCGGCGACCGCCCCTACACGGATTTCGACCCGGCGAACTGCACCGGCGGCAATTGCGAACGCCGCACCCAATATCTGACGGCGGCGGCCGACCTCCTGGTCTCGGACATCGAGGAGATGGTGGCCAACTGGAAGGAGGGTGGCGAGGCGCGCCAATCGCTGATCGAGGGCGACCCCAATGCAGGTTTGACAGCCATACTGACGGGCCTCGGCTCACTTTCCTATGGCGAACTCGCCGGCGAACGCATGAAGCTCGGCCTCCTGCTCAACGACCCGGAGGAGGAGCACGACTGCTTCTCCGACAACACCTACAACAGTCACTTCTATGACATTCAGGGCATCAACAATGTCTATTTCGGCCGCTATGAGCGGGTAGGCCGCGAAACCGTCGAGGGCCCGAGCCTCGCCTCGCTGGTGCGCGAGAAGGACCCCGCGCTCGCCGATGAGATGGAAGCCAAGCTTGCCGCCACCTACGCGGCGGCGGAGGCGCTGAAGACGCGCGGAGAGACGGTCGAGGCCTATGACCAGATGATCGGCGAGGGCAATGCGGAAGGCAACGCAGCGGTGCAGGCGGTGATCGACGGGCTGGTCGACCAGACCCGCTCGCTGGAACGCGTGATCGCGGCGCTCGACCTCTCCGGCGTGTCGATCGAGGGTTCGGACAGCCTGGACAATCCCGACGCCGTCTTCCAATAA